Proteins encoded together in one Rhipicephalus sanguineus isolate Rsan-2018 chromosome 9, BIME_Rsan_1.4, whole genome shotgun sequence window:
- the LOC119405037 gene encoding uncharacterized protein LOC119405037, whose protein sequence is MNEQVGNGTAERVIFGVVSVARSEYMWMPRALVVVCVVALIIVSCLVGLYVAGILRRRVMFSQRDRNGMGGNSGQPVGYELGWQQAPRCPMETPVTYSCAVTAPTWQYPAPNAYGAQQGYSGQPWAAQQHSYPPPYYPPGTVPKNVAPLYPV, encoded by the exons ATGAACGAACAAGTCGGCAACGGCACAGCAGAGAGGGTAATATTCGGCGTGGTGTCCGTCGCGCGTTCCGAGTACATGTGGATGCCCCGTGCCCTTGTGGTGGTCTGCGTCGTCGCGCTGATCATCGTGTCCTGCCTGGTCGGCCTTTACGTGGCTGGAATCCTGCGACGCCGAGTAATGTTCTCGCAAAGGGACCGTAACGGGATG GGCGGGAACAGTGGCCAACCCGTCGGTTACGAACTCGGATGGCAGCAAGCACCGCGGTGTCCGATGGAAACGCCCGTCACCTACTCCTGTGCGGTGACCGCGCCGACGTGGCAGTATCCCGCGCCAAACGCGTACGGAGCGCAGCAAGGTTACTCTGGACAGCCGTGGGCAGCTCAGCAACACAGCTACCCCCCGCCGTACTACCCGCCCGGGACTGTGCCTAAGAACGTGGCCCCGTTGTATCCCGTTTAG